One Lacipirellulaceae bacterium DNA window includes the following coding sequences:
- a CDS encoding sulfatase, whose amino-acid sequence MAVEKKNVLIFFIDDLRPELGCYGEQSIKSPHIDALASQGVLFERAYCQQAICAPSRASMMAGQYPDTLGIYDLWSPLRRTVPDVMSMPRYFKERGYETSSFGKVYHHQTDDQAYWSKLPRVPGEKYVDPATLKSIAQRKAEAVAKGLKRTALSAATKGPAIEMAVVPDEAYRDGAVANQAIEELRSSKGTPFFMCVGFAKPHLPFAAPKRYWDLYERGQFQVPERQLPAGAPSLAFTKWGELRAYLGMPAKGPLTDEQTQELMHGYAACVSYADAQVGRVLAELGELGLREQTIVVLWGDHGYKLGEYGLWCKHTNLELDTRVPLIVSAPGHTQGKRSKALVEIVDVFPTLAELTSGDISGSCQGASLKKLLTDPSQAIRSTALSQYPRGSTMGYSLRTDRWRYTEWFNSQKNKIVARELYDHQDSHLTGRNLSEEPGYAKLIASLSKQLKSRMRKPAK is encoded by the coding sequence GTGGCTGTCGAAAAGAAGAACGTTCTGATCTTCTTCATTGACGACCTCAGGCCTGAACTCGGCTGCTACGGCGAGCAATCCATCAAGAGCCCTCATATTGACGCGTTGGCGTCGCAGGGCGTGCTGTTCGAGCGAGCCTATTGTCAGCAGGCGATCTGCGCGCCTTCACGCGCTAGCATGATGGCGGGCCAGTATCCGGACACACTCGGAATTTACGACCTGTGGTCACCGCTTCGGCGGACGGTCCCAGACGTAATGAGCATGCCGCGGTATTTTAAAGAGCGAGGATACGAGACTTCATCATTCGGGAAGGTGTATCACCATCAGACGGACGATCAAGCTTACTGGTCGAAGCTCCCAAGAGTTCCTGGTGAGAAGTACGTTGATCCCGCCACGCTGAAATCGATCGCCCAGCGTAAAGCAGAAGCGGTTGCGAAAGGCTTGAAGCGAACGGCGCTTTCGGCAGCGACCAAAGGACCAGCGATCGAGATGGCAGTCGTGCCGGACGAGGCTTATCGCGATGGCGCTGTCGCCAATCAGGCTATCGAAGAACTGCGAAGTAGCAAGGGTACACCGTTCTTCATGTGTGTCGGTTTTGCGAAACCCCACCTGCCATTCGCCGCACCGAAGCGCTACTGGGACTTGTACGAGCGGGGGCAGTTTCAAGTTCCCGAGCGACAACTCCCTGCAGGTGCCCCGTCGCTGGCCTTCACCAAATGGGGTGAATTGCGAGCCTATTTAGGCATGCCCGCCAAGGGACCATTGACCGATGAGCAAACGCAAGAGTTGATGCACGGCTACGCGGCTTGCGTCAGCTATGCCGACGCTCAAGTCGGAAGAGTGCTGGCCGAGTTAGGAGAATTGGGCCTGCGTGAACAGACGATCGTCGTCCTCTGGGGCGATCACGGCTATAAGCTGGGTGAGTATGGATTGTGGTGCAAGCACACGAATCTTGAACTCGACACGCGTGTTCCTTTGATCGTGTCGGCTCCTGGTCACACACAAGGTAAGCGTTCGAAGGCATTAGTCGAAATCGTCGATGTTTTCCCGACGCTCGCCGAACTGACTAGCGGCGATATCTCTGGGTCTTGCCAGGGAGCGAGCCTAAAAAAGCTCCTCACAGATCCCAGCCAAGCGATTCGCAGTACCGCGTTGAGCCAATACCCACGGGGCTCAACGATGGGCTACAGCCTTCGAACTGATCGTTGGCGATACACCGAATGGTTCAATTCGCAGAAGAACAAGATAGTTGCTCGCGAACTCTACGACCATCAAGACTCTCACCTAACCGGTCGTAATCTCAGTGAAGAGCCAGGATATGCCAAGCTCATTGCGAGCCTATCAAAGCAACTAAAGTCTCGCATGAGAAAACCTGCCAAGTGA
- a CDS encoding aldose 1-epimerase family protein — translation MPSHTWTLTDVERGIHENKFRVSASDLPGAVGNWEVTQQTLQGGLSEGVDLLTIDNGLQRIHVLPTRGMGIWNVERDEGQSLGWRSPVRGPVHPSFVSIHDPSGLGWLEGFDELIVRCGLESNGAPEFGENGELVYPLHGRIANRPAHCVEVTVNEEDRTIIVRGLVEESRFHFQKLRLEVTITTSFDASSFTQVDRVENFGGTAAQMQMLYHINVGEPLLGPGAEFVAHVREIAPRDAGTEMKEDWRKYGPAVAGQSEDCYFLELVGDEHDHTKVLLKSADGAQGLVLEHDTKELPYFSLWKNEVASEDGYVTGLEPATNYPNGRSVEEQAGRVITLEAGESWSAELTLDWLANSEQVQEAQTEIERLSTQGS, via the coding sequence GTGCCTAGTCACACCTGGACCTTGACCGATGTCGAACGAGGAATTCACGAGAATAAGTTCCGCGTCTCGGCAAGCGACCTGCCCGGAGCCGTGGGCAACTGGGAAGTAACGCAACAAACCCTGCAGGGTGGACTCAGTGAGGGAGTCGACCTGCTCACGATTGACAACGGATTGCAGCGGATACACGTTCTGCCGACCCGAGGAATGGGGATATGGAATGTCGAAAGAGACGAGGGACAGTCGTTGGGCTGGAGGTCACCTGTGCGAGGACCGGTCCATCCAAGTTTCGTGTCCATTCACGACCCGAGTGGGCTTGGCTGGCTTGAGGGGTTTGATGAACTAATCGTGCGTTGCGGTTTGGAAAGTAATGGAGCCCCGGAGTTCGGCGAGAACGGCGAGCTTGTCTATCCACTACACGGTCGCATTGCCAACCGACCGGCTCATTGTGTCGAAGTGACGGTCAATGAAGAGGATCGCACGATCATTGTGCGGGGTCTCGTTGAAGAGAGTCGATTCCACTTTCAGAAGCTGCGCCTGGAGGTGACGATCACGACGAGTTTTGATGCTTCCTCATTTACGCAGGTCGACCGCGTGGAAAACTTTGGTGGCACCGCCGCGCAGATGCAGATGCTTTACCACATCAATGTCGGCGAGCCGTTGTTGGGACCTGGCGCAGAATTCGTCGCTCACGTCCGTGAAATCGCTCCCAGAGATGCCGGGACTGAGATGAAGGAGGATTGGCGGAAGTACGGCCCTGCTGTCGCTGGTCAAAGCGAGGATTGCTACTTTCTCGAGTTGGTCGGTGATGAGCATGATCACACCAAAGTGCTTCTCAAAAGTGCAGACGGCGCGCAAGGCTTGGTGCTTGAACATGACACAAAAGAACTGCCCTACTTTTCGCTCTGGAAAAACGAAGTAGCGAGCGAAGACGGCTACGTGACTGGCCTGGAGCCAGCAACGAATTACCCCAACGGGCGTTCCGTCGAGGAACAAGCAGGGCGGGTGATTACTTTAGAGGCGGGCGAGAGCTGGTCAGCGGAGCTCACTCTTGATTGGTTGGCTAATTCAGAACAGGTACAAGAAGCCCAAACGGAGATCGAGCGACTCTCGACTCAGGGAAGTTGA
- a CDS encoding DUF1559 domain-containing protein — MSANRSNSSLKRKTTGFTLVELLVVIAIIGVLVGLLLPAVQAAREAARRTQCINNMKQLGLAALNYESANGHFPTYGLALNGYGSGVAGPNGQPNVKTKARIENLSWTYQLMPLMEANNLYELRSQIGVVPELLSQRMPGLTCPSRGLRVLVNGIGDEEFYGDYASFAMDAIFWRIIKGESGIEVPFYPNPESHRVDPVRGDVSEIDLLEQHISQGVIGRGGYLRASQAPSALAAFQKVDTSAITDGASNTLMFGEKGIPGDLYEDYANNPTERSGYWAGGFSTVRLGIAFNPDSIFSTSGNYKKFSHNQSFGSPHTGGVNCVYADGSVHSVTFDVDAFVRFQLFHRSDGNVLDQTQL, encoded by the coding sequence ATGAGTGCCAATCGGTCAAACAGCTCGCTCAAACGAAAGACGACGGGTTTTACCCTCGTCGAACTGCTCGTCGTAATCGCCATCATCGGCGTCTTGGTCGGGTTGCTGCTGCCAGCGGTACAAGCGGCCCGGGAGGCAGCTCGTCGGACTCAGTGCATCAATAACATGAAGCAACTGGGACTTGCCGCGCTGAACTACGAGTCGGCAAACGGACATTTTCCGACCTACGGATTGGCGCTCAATGGGTACGGGTCCGGGGTAGCGGGCCCTAATGGACAGCCTAACGTTAAGACTAAGGCCAGGATCGAAAACTTGTCGTGGACCTATCAGTTAATGCCCCTGATGGAAGCCAACAATCTTTACGAACTCCGTTCGCAGATCGGTGTCGTGCCCGAACTCCTCTCGCAAAGAATGCCTGGCCTGACGTGCCCGAGCCGTGGCCTGCGTGTGCTGGTCAACGGCATTGGTGATGAAGAGTTCTACGGCGATTACGCCTCGTTCGCGATGGATGCCATCTTCTGGAGAATTATCAAGGGCGAGTCCGGCATCGAGGTGCCCTTCTATCCCAACCCGGAAAGTCATCGCGTTGATCCGGTGCGAGGAGATGTCAGTGAAATTGATCTACTCGAGCAGCACATTAGCCAAGGCGTAATTGGCCGAGGCGGTTACTTGCGTGCATCACAAGCCCCGAGTGCGCTAGCCGCGTTTCAGAAGGTCGATACTTCAGCCATTACCGATGGTGCTTCGAATACCTTGATGTTCGGGGAGAAAGGCATCCCCGGTGACCTGTACGAGGACTATGCCAATAATCCAACGGAACGCAGCGGCTATTGGGCTGGCGGATTCTCGACCGTACGCCTGGGAATCGCATTCAACCCCGACAGCATCTTCTCAACCTCTGGCAATTACAAGAAGTTCTCTCATAATCAGAGCTTTGGTTCGCCGCACACTGGCGGGGTCAACTGCGTTTACGCGGATGGCTCGGTTCATTCGGTGACTTTCGATGTCGATGCCTTCGTCCGCTTTCAGCTTTTCCATCGGTCTGATGGCAACGTGCTAGATCAAACTCAACTTTGA
- a CDS encoding endo-1,4-beta-xylanase yields MKYSFKTFAIVVLLSFAIPEAIASEEDLITPPEGGNQIVAFDQDLPLQFQSQNVEATGRWAAAKDMPFKEVYRIESDTRFSDPKNMQLSIPLAASIRKGDVLLLSFWVHRPRAGGQPNNIYLSIGDKDAPAIYENQLSAYRVWKQHVRSFIAPRDCDSTDAAIHFDLGEAGKIAEIAAIQLINYGPDRDPATLPRSTVNYPGRSPDAQWRKEALKRIEEIRKGEIAVKVVDALGEPVIDANVEIAMQQHAFGFGNAVNSEMLGAEKKDFPIRPKGKATVKWEDAQKYREVVKKYFDRVTFESELRPANWQAMKKGNPAWQRKHRILMTQTLPWLQENNIDARGHYIAWAPMDFNAIEKQFLGKPKEHRAWLWDHMADVLPATSAYVTEWDTINHIIGWGKHTYEAEYGGPEIYAEILAEARRLAPNATHAINEGKVLPDGYKREPYKRIIRFLNEQGQPADIVGFMAHFGLTTLTPPEELLQVYDEFAEIAPRLQLSEFDVEAGDDDELQADYYRDVMIATFSHPNFEAIVQWGFWEPVHWKPAAALWREDWTLKPAGEVFVDLVANQWWTDETLQTDEQGKCRLRGFLGDYKITVEHDGQTKVVSTTLERSGVQLKIQLP; encoded by the coding sequence GTGAAATACTCTTTCAAGACGTTCGCGATCGTCGTTCTTCTGTCTTTCGCTATTCCAGAAGCCATCGCCTCAGAAGAAGACCTTATCACACCCCCGGAAGGTGGCAATCAGATCGTTGCGTTCGATCAAGATTTGCCTCTTCAGTTTCAAAGCCAGAATGTTGAGGCTACTGGTCGCTGGGCAGCCGCCAAGGATATGCCCTTCAAGGAGGTCTACCGCATCGAGTCGGACACGCGATTCAGCGATCCGAAGAACATGCAGTTGAGTATCCCTCTCGCAGCCTCCATTCGTAAGGGTGATGTGTTGCTTCTCTCGTTCTGGGTCCACCGCCCTAGGGCAGGTGGGCAGCCCAATAACATCTACCTCTCGATTGGTGATAAAGACGCGCCGGCAATCTACGAGAATCAACTCTCTGCCTACCGCGTGTGGAAGCAGCATGTGAGGTCGTTTATCGCGCCGCGAGATTGCGACTCGACAGATGCGGCCATTCATTTCGATCTCGGCGAAGCCGGAAAGATTGCCGAAATCGCTGCTATTCAACTCATCAACTACGGCCCTGATCGCGATCCGGCCACGCTCCCTCGATCGACCGTCAATTACCCAGGGCGTTCGCCAGACGCTCAGTGGCGAAAGGAAGCATTGAAGCGCATCGAAGAGATTCGCAAAGGCGAGATCGCTGTCAAAGTGGTTGACGCTCTTGGCGAGCCTGTCATCGACGCAAACGTCGAGATTGCCATGCAGCAGCATGCGTTTGGGTTCGGCAACGCGGTGAACTCAGAGATGCTCGGTGCTGAGAAGAAGGACTTCCCAATTCGTCCCAAAGGAAAAGCAACTGTCAAATGGGAGGACGCGCAGAAATATCGCGAAGTCGTCAAGAAGTACTTTGATCGCGTCACATTCGAGTCCGAATTGCGGCCTGCAAACTGGCAAGCCATGAAGAAAGGTAATCCCGCTTGGCAACGGAAGCACAGGATTCTGATGACTCAGACCCTACCGTGGCTTCAGGAAAACAACATTGACGCGCGTGGCCACTACATCGCTTGGGCGCCGATGGATTTCAACGCTATCGAAAAACAGTTTTTGGGGAAACCAAAAGAGCACCGGGCATGGCTGTGGGACCACATGGCGGACGTTCTGCCCGCAACCTCCGCGTATGTCACCGAATGGGACACGATCAATCACATCATTGGCTGGGGCAAGCACACTTACGAAGCGGAATACGGCGGGCCTGAGATCTATGCCGAGATTCTCGCCGAGGCCCGACGGCTCGCGCCCAATGCGACTCACGCCATCAATGAGGGCAAGGTGCTGCCCGACGGCTACAAGCGTGAGCCTTACAAACGCATCATTCGATTTCTCAATGAACAAGGTCAGCCAGCGGATATCGTTGGCTTCATGGCTCACTTCGGCCTAACGACCTTGACGCCCCCAGAGGAACTTTTGCAAGTGTACGATGAGTTCGCTGAGATCGCACCCCGCTTGCAACTGAGCGAGTTCGACGTTGAGGCGGGAGACGACGATGAGCTGCAGGCGGACTACTACCGCGACGTGATGATCGCGACCTTCAGTCACCCCAACTTCGAGGCGATCGTGCAGTGGGGGTTTTGGGAGCCCGTCCATTGGAAGCCGGCTGCCGCCTTGTGGCGAGAAGACTGGACGCTCAAGCCAGCTGGAGAAGTCTTCGTCGATCTCGTCGCCAACCAGTGGTGGACCGATGAGACGTTACAGACTGACGAGCAAGGGAAATGTCGCCTGCGGGGATTCTTAGGTGACTACAAGATCACCGTTGAGCATGACGGACAGACCAAAGTAGTATCGACCACTCTGGAAAGGAGCGGTGTGCAACTGAAGATTCAACTTCCCTGA
- a CDS encoding PEP-CTERM sorting domain-containing protein: MRSFNHYFASALMALVALSSTQSANAQTMIYDGTANTLNFFSGSHLTGPLMLNNNPGDPTRNGIVQSGSDPNVLEQGDAAWFRSTGRRMRDVVNPREINGMPDQPVGLAGAATGVNGNFMSAHFDTNVADGLDDIPGDQNGVGASYVLYDDGMTTGPQLLNFRMYYNDPTPNQSDGTGNADGGIVAVRVQGVQGTGDANDPWGGDEFTHLASSGTAAAGISAGQHRDLSGEEAGPVVDNLLIENSNTGGALTPSADWQDVSLSFDLGTGYEYIIFSFAGLTQAVTAGPNVFGFDDISFEDAPFTAGDFDQDGNVDGTDFIDWQRDTNIGSLADWEANYGTTSAVASLNAVPEPSSMLLAAMGFALLARSSRRNRG, encoded by the coding sequence ATGCGCTCATTCAATCATTATTTCGCCTCGGCTCTGATGGCACTCGTCGCCCTCTCGTCTACGCAATCGGCCAACGCTCAGACCATGATCTACGATGGTACTGCTAATACCCTCAACTTCTTTAGTGGGTCTCATTTGACTGGCCCTTTGATGCTGAATAACAACCCAGGCGATCCGACCAGAAACGGTATTGTCCAGTCGGGTTCCGATCCGAATGTTCTTGAACAGGGCGACGCTGCGTGGTTCCGCTCGACAGGGCGTCGCATGAGAGACGTGGTGAATCCCAGGGAGATCAACGGCATGCCGGATCAGCCTGTCGGTCTTGCGGGTGCCGCCACCGGAGTGAACGGCAACTTCATGTCCGCTCACTTCGATACCAACGTGGCTGACGGACTCGATGATATTCCCGGTGATCAAAACGGCGTTGGAGCAAGCTACGTGCTCTACGACGACGGGATGACCACAGGCCCGCAGCTTCTCAATTTCAGGATGTACTACAACGACCCCACCCCAAATCAGTCAGACGGGACTGGCAACGCAGACGGCGGAATTGTCGCCGTGAGGGTGCAAGGGGTGCAAGGCACGGGTGATGCCAACGATCCGTGGGGAGGCGATGAATTCACGCATCTCGCTTCCAGTGGTACTGCGGCTGCTGGGATTTCAGCAGGACAGCACCGAGACCTCTCAGGCGAAGAAGCCGGTCCCGTGGTGGATAACTTGCTGATTGAGAACAGCAATACTGGCGGTGCCCTAACACCCAGTGCCGATTGGCAAGACGTCAGCCTCTCGTTCGACCTGGGCACCGGATACGAGTACATCATCTTCTCATTTGCTGGCCTCACTCAGGCTGTGACGGCCGGCCCCAATGTTTTCGGCTTCGACGACATCTCCTTCGAGGACGCTCCTTTCACCGCGGGTGACTTTGACCAAGATGGCAATGTCGATGGGACCGACTTCATTGATTGGCAACGCGATACCAACATTGGTTCGCTTGCAGACTGGGAAGCCAATTACGGCACGACTTCGGCAGTGGCCAGTTTGAACGCTGTGCCTGAGCCAAGCTCCATGTTGTTGGCTGCCATGGGATTCGCCCTGCTTGCACGGTCAAGCCGCCGCAACCGGGGCTAA
- a CDS encoding PEP-CTERM sorting domain-containing protein: MKFTKALLVLSVALCLHSSASAAIIVAGIDNWDSTTAPTVPVTAAGVTATATASAVGGTENWSISDGSGRGSSGDTTWGTFDGNGVPASSETEVGPANFTLQNARTDGQVTLTIANNGAADIVLEAFHMDALAFRPKAARTYALNVLSGDITNGNVFTSDAPMNDNSTNAITHLGGGLSGHDQHDDLDLDLTGLADNVLEAGGSVVIQIAFSNGVGDGSGGHHLFLDNVAVSGSVVPEPSSLVLLGMMSLVAVGRKRR, from the coding sequence ATGAAGTTTACGAAAGCATTACTCGTGCTGAGTGTGGCCTTGTGCCTGCACTCGAGCGCATCAGCGGCAATCATTGTTGCTGGCATCGATAATTGGGATAGCACCACAGCTCCTACTGTTCCTGTAACTGCTGCAGGCGTCACCGCAACAGCTACTGCTTCCGCTGTTGGCGGCACAGAGAACTGGAGCATCTCTGACGGTTCAGGCCGTGGATCCAGCGGGGATACCACATGGGGAACCTTTGATGGTAATGGGGTGCCGGCTAGCTCCGAGACAGAGGTCGGGCCTGCCAACTTCACATTGCAGAATGCCAGAACAGATGGACAGGTTACACTCACGATCGCGAACAACGGCGCCGCCGACATCGTTTTGGAAGCGTTTCACATGGACGCCCTTGCGTTCCGTCCCAAGGCAGCCAGAACGTACGCGTTGAACGTGCTGAGTGGCGATATTACCAATGGTAATGTTTTCACGTCCGACGCACCTATGAACGATAACAGCACGAATGCAATCACCCACCTTGGCGGAGGCCTCAGTGGGCATGACCAGCATGATGATCTCGATCTGGATCTGACTGGCCTCGCAGACAACGTCCTTGAAGCAGGTGGTTCCGTGGTGATCCAAATTGCTTTCTCGAACGGTGTTGGAGACGGTTCCGGTGGACATCACCTGTTCCTTGATAACGTTGCCGTTAGCGGCTCCGTTGTCCCCGAGCCAAGCAGTCTTGTCCTGTTGGGCATGATGTCGTTGGTTGCCGTGGGTAGAAAACGACGCTAA
- a CDS encoding PEP-CTERM sorting domain-containing protein, which yields MRINCLAFALVLMAYCAVGQRATAVDYPYSSVGPQNASLSINSSSQTPFNNRLLGLNTNFPENLYGLDGYNDADGQALITGWSPPSLRFPHGVWSNFYDWEVDGRRIYDNYMGTYYNAVVNVPQLKYGYDGFKTLHDNLGFDVLHTWNINYDSPAKGVARLQDRRADGFDVSRIELGNETFWVNQRSEAVATPELYVGVAQAHSAALKAVDPTIELSVPVSWRTTGHHVPWNAALAADQTYYDAVTLHKYIRPGDSTAGLEEVLDARSQMIQTAEATRAQFPGKPIWLSEWSVDAGENAISVLGLSDTYLGIIDRPDLFGSAEYFQIHNHDPLVIYDKSANPKHVKTTRGAAYDILRNVFVDSDLLSGQVTSSEIIPGLDAASAKAVLKDGDVVVYAVNKSPVSVPFDLSIDNSSYGGTYVHEALQFNNVNDFPTFNLGDSGLTSIPSTPGAISLPPLSISVLTISDPPLAEPPTLIAGWDTWNSGSAPTASFTASGIAGAAVTTSEGLAWHTNDERGASADGDWGTFTGPPAADTTVGTDNDQNLELSNATTGGTITFTITNNGTSDIELEGFHFDAYAFRPKAARAYELSVSGGDITNGVIYTSADDEITHVAGNNDNLAHDDIDHSLAGLADNVLAVGESVDFLLAFSSGEGDGSGGHDLWIDNVAVTGVILALSGDFDGNGIVDGSDFLLGQHSEASSSGLTAWNDNYGTSASLAAASATVPEPSTFLLLGLGIGVSRCCLRWSAA from the coding sequence ATGAGGATCAATTGCCTAGCGTTCGCGTTAGTCTTGATGGCCTACTGCGCCGTCGGCCAAAGAGCGACGGCGGTCGACTATCCCTATAGCAGCGTCGGGCCACAAAACGCCAGTCTGAGCATCAATAGCTCGAGCCAGACGCCTTTTAACAATCGACTGCTGGGGCTGAATACCAACTTCCCCGAAAACCTCTACGGCCTCGACGGATACAACGACGCCGACGGGCAGGCCCTCATCACGGGTTGGTCTCCCCCCTCGCTCAGGTTTCCGCACGGCGTCTGGTCGAACTTCTATGACTGGGAGGTCGACGGCCGCCGGATCTACGACAACTACATGGGGACCTACTATAACGCGGTGGTCAATGTTCCGCAGTTGAAGTACGGGTACGACGGATTCAAAACCCTGCACGATAACCTGGGCTTCGATGTCTTGCATACTTGGAATATCAACTACGACAGTCCCGCCAAGGGCGTTGCCCGGCTGCAAGACCGGCGAGCGGACGGTTTTGACGTCAGCCGAATCGAACTCGGCAACGAAACCTTCTGGGTAAATCAACGCAGCGAAGCGGTTGCGACCCCTGAACTGTATGTGGGCGTTGCCCAGGCACACTCCGCTGCCCTCAAGGCAGTAGACCCAACGATCGAGCTTTCTGTACCGGTCTCGTGGAGAACCACCGGCCACCACGTTCCTTGGAACGCTGCACTCGCCGCTGATCAGACTTATTACGATGCGGTGACTTTGCACAAATACATCCGACCGGGTGATTCGACCGCCGGGCTCGAAGAAGTGCTCGACGCGCGAAGCCAAATGATTCAAACGGCTGAGGCGACGCGTGCTCAGTTCCCGGGGAAACCCATCTGGCTCTCGGAGTGGAGCGTGGATGCGGGCGAGAATGCGATCAGCGTGCTAGGGCTGTCTGATACATATTTGGGAATCATTGATCGTCCTGATCTGTTCGGTTCGGCCGAGTACTTTCAGATTCACAACCACGACCCGCTGGTGATTTACGACAAGAGTGCGAACCCCAAGCATGTGAAAACAACTCGCGGAGCCGCTTACGACATTCTCCGCAATGTGTTTGTTGATAGCGATCTGCTTTCGGGACAAGTCACTTCAAGTGAGATTATTCCCGGATTGGACGCGGCCTCAGCGAAAGCAGTCCTGAAGGATGGTGATGTTGTCGTTTACGCGGTCAACAAGTCGCCGGTGAGTGTTCCTTTTGATTTGAGCATCGACAACAGCTCCTATGGCGGCACCTACGTGCACGAGGCGCTCCAGTTCAACAACGTCAACGATTTCCCTACCTTCAATCTGGGTGACAGCGGTCTGACTTCGATCCCCTCGACGCCTGGAGCGATCTCACTGCCGCCACTTTCGATCAGTGTGCTGACGATTTCCGATCCTCCGCTGGCGGAACCTCCGACTCTGATTGCCGGCTGGGACACTTGGAACAGCGGTTCAGCACCAACGGCTTCGTTCACGGCGAGCGGCATCGCAGGGGCCGCAGTCACCACGTCCGAAGGGCTCGCTTGGCATACCAACGATGAACGCGGCGCCAGCGCCGATGGCGACTGGGGCACATTCACTGGCCCTCCCGCGGCGGACACGACGGTCGGCACCGACAACGATCAAAATCTCGAACTCTCCAACGCAACTACCGGCGGAACGATTACCTTCACGATAACGAACAATGGGACCAGCGACATCGAGCTGGAAGGTTTCCATTTCGACGCTTACGCCTTCCGCCCCAAAGCAGCCAGAGCTTATGAACTGAGCGTGTCGGGTGGTGACATCACCAACGGCGTGATTTACACCTCCGCCGACGATGAAATCACGCACGTCGCAGGGAACAACGATAACCTCGCGCACGACGACATCGATCACTCTTTGGCTGGACTCGCTGACAACGTACTAGCCGTTGGTGAGTCAGTCGACTTCCTGCTCGCTTTTTCCAGCGGCGAGGGTGACGGCTCGGGCGGCCACGACCTGTGGATCGACAATGTCGCCGTCACCGGAGTGATCCTCGCATTGTCGGGCGATTTCGACGGCAACGGAATCGTTGACGGTTCAGACTTCCTTCTAGGGCAGCACAGCGAAGCTTCGTCCAGTGGCCTGACTGCTTGGAACGATAACTACGGAACCTCAGCATCGCTGGCGGCTGCATCGGCCACGGTCCCTGAACCTAGCACTTTTCTTCTACTGGGATTGGGAATTGGTGTTTCGCGCTGCTGTTTACGCTGGTCCGCTGCCTGA
- a CDS encoding DUF1559 domain-containing protein — protein sequence MRASRLNRLRRSSLGGFTLVELLVVIAIIGVLVGLLLPAVQAAREAARRTQCSNNLRQLCLGLQSHVDAKEEFPSGISKPVNVGVAQFKHAAAWTTYLLPYIEQQSTYDAILPNNGTPEIIYSPALATIVNSANAAFRCPSSTMEEIDPNPNINDSTTLRFGTSNYRGCRGTRDNPAGSSLGLARIVSANGESRELSGWIGTLYPGYRVEEPTTLRQIVDGTTQTIALGEVDAKQALLASFEEWGEANASDENPDTARWPTWPGAHGDKDDVLFNMWDAARSALNSGDRDSASSSHPGGVYFGFCDSSVQFLSENISWDVYTALGTRAGNELPVELP from the coding sequence ATGCGTGCTTCTCGATTGAATCGATTGCGGCGATCTTCTCTAGGTGGTTTTACGCTTGTCGAACTGTTAGTCGTCATCGCGATTATTGGCGTGCTGGTAGGGTTGCTGTTACCTGCAGTTCAGGCAGCGCGCGAAGCCGCACGCAGGACGCAATGCAGCAATAATCTTCGCCAGTTGTGTCTGGGGCTGCAGAGCCACGTTGATGCGAAAGAGGAATTTCCTAGTGGTATTTCCAAGCCGGTCAACGTTGGTGTCGCTCAGTTCAAGCATGCGGCCGCTTGGACTACTTATCTGTTGCCTTACATTGAGCAGCAGAGCACTTACGACGCGATCTTGCCGAACAATGGGACGCCGGAGATTATCTATTCCCCCGCGCTCGCAACCATTGTCAACTCGGCGAATGCCGCGTTTCGTTGCCCTTCATCGACCATGGAAGAGATCGATCCCAATCCCAACATTAACGATTCAACGACGTTACGCTTCGGAACAAGCAACTACCGTGGCTGCCGCGGTACGCGTGATAATCCGGCAGGAAGTAGCCTGGGCTTAGCGCGGATCGTCAGCGCCAATGGAGAGTCTCGCGAACTAAGTGGTTGGATCGGTACGCTTTATCCCGGCTATCGTGTGGAGGAGCCAACAACACTCCGGCAGATCGTTGATGGGACGACTCAAACGATCGCTCTTGGGGAAGTGGATGCAAAGCAAGCTCTGTTAGCGAGCTTCGAAGAGTGGGGAGAAGCGAATGCTTCCGACGAGAACCCTGACACAGCTCGTTGGCCGACTTGGCCCGGTGCTCATGGCGATAAAGACGATGTGCTGTTCAATATGTGGGACGCAGCTCGTTCTGCTTTGAATAGCGGTGATCGCGATTCGGCCAGCAGCAGCCACCCCGGCGGAGTCTACTTTGGGTTCTGCGACTCTTCCGTCCAGTTCCTCTCGGAGAATATCTCCTGGGATGTCTACACCGCCTTGGGAACCCGGGCAGGGAACGAGCTGCCCGTCGAGTTGCCGTAG